One genomic region from Anabaena sp. PCC 7108 encodes:
- a CDS encoding lipopolysaccharide assembly protein LapB: protein MLEEVIAAFERKDYNTAAKLIKHLLKESPENPWVQFYLGRLHEVSGERQRAEKIYRQLLRLTTHNKILSQARQGLQRLEEVKQEERQRAISQATEKPTSTEPGILVLEPISNELKVTAAQKFAQIMQVDSYTARLILPSRSWRIYRTGKVGELEFYGRLLQQAGIPCFWLRIPQIQQIQVFQVKYFSESQPKPTVVCHNTANQIGSLNFDWSEVTARVIGLLPIFEQVVDVNARRQLERKIQTQDYAQFCDLHLPARRSILRIYDQGYEFQQGLEITPQVSQNTMRINWNGLINWVEQQTPQVKAWSDFKSFAEKVLDQTDVLNQIPSHVDLFQREKSNWDSAFQLYSGIIFLKNGLKK from the coding sequence ATTAATTAAACATCTACTCAAAGAATCACCAGAAAATCCTTGGGTACAATTTTATCTAGGACGCTTACATGAAGTTTCTGGAGAACGTCAGCGAGCGGAAAAAATTTATCGACAACTACTACGGCTAACCACCCATAACAAAATTTTGTCACAAGCACGGCAAGGTTTACAGCGGTTAGAAGAAGTTAAGCAAGAAGAAAGACAAAGAGCTATTTCTCAAGCGACAGAGAAACCCACTAGCACCGAACCGGGAATATTAGTTTTAGAACCAATTAGTAACGAACTAAAAGTTACAGCCGCCCAGAAATTTGCCCAAATTATGCAGGTAGACTCCTACACAGCCAGACTAATACTACCAAGTCGTAGTTGGAGAATTTACCGCACCGGAAAAGTAGGCGAACTTGAATTTTATGGAAGACTATTACAACAGGCTGGAATTCCTTGCTTCTGGTTAAGAATCCCACAAATTCAACAAATTCAAGTATTTCAAGTTAAATATTTCTCGGAATCTCAACCCAAACCCACTGTCGTTTGTCACAATACAGCAAACCAAATTGGTTCCCTTAATTTTGATTGGTCAGAAGTGACAGCTAGGGTTATAGGATTATTGCCAATTTTTGAGCAAGTTGTAGATGTTAATGCTCGTCGTCAACTAGAACGCAAAATCCAAACTCAAGATTATGCCCAATTCTGTGATTTACACTTACCAGCAAGACGTAGCATTTTAAGAATTTATGACCAAGGTTATGAATTTCAGCAAGGTTTAGAAATTACTCCCCAAGTCAGTCAAAACACCATGAGAATTAATTGGAATGGTTTAATAAATTGGGTTGAACAACAAACACCACAAGTTAAGGCTTGGTCAGATTTTAAGTCTTTCGCGGAAAAAGTTTTAGATCAAACAGATGTGCTGAATCAAATTCCCTCCCACGTTGACTTATTTCAGAGAGAAAAGAGTAATTGGGATTCAGCATTTCAGTTATACAGCGGAATTATTTTTCTAAAAAATGGATTGAAAAAATAA
- a CDS encoding triacylglycerol lipase — MNTEQRQRHPVLLVHGLNDTSAVFNKMALYLRQRGWSVHTLDLLPNNGAVVLDQLAQQVADYVTATFEPEQAIDLIGFSMGGIVSRYYVQRLGGINNVKRFITISSPHQGTVVAYGSWLPGCMQMRPNNSFLQDLNSDVEMLKQLNFTSMWTPYDLMIVPAKSSQIPLGKEVILPVVFHPWMLTDSRTLEKVSAALVEPITPYPQSGYVQNSQKSPLNVDNT; from the coding sequence ATGAATACTGAACAGCGACAACGTCATCCTGTTTTATTAGTACATGGTCTGAATGACACTAGTGCAGTTTTCAATAAAATGGCGCTTTATCTCAGACAAAGGGGTTGGTCTGTACATACCCTGGATTTATTACCTAATAATGGTGCGGTAGTTTTGGATCAATTAGCACAGCAAGTAGCTGATTATGTTACTGCGACCTTTGAACCAGAACAAGCAATAGACTTGATAGGTTTTAGTATGGGTGGAATTGTTAGCCGTTATTATGTTCAAAGATTGGGGGGAATAAATAATGTGAAGCGGTTTATAACTATTTCATCACCTCATCAGGGAACTGTGGTAGCTTATGGTTCTTGGCTTCCTGGTTGTATGCAAATGCGTCCTAACAATTCTTTTCTTCAGGATTTAAATTCTGATGTCGAGATGTTAAAGCAGTTGAACTTTACATCTATGTGGACACCTTATGATTTGATGATTGTACCTGCTAAAAGTTCGCAAATACCATTAGGTAAGGAAGTTATTTTACCAGTTGTATTTCACCCTTGGATGTTAACAGATTCTCGGACTTTAGAAAAAGTATCAGCAGCATTGGTAGAACCAATTACACCCTATCCCCAATCAGGTTATGTTCAGAATTCTCAAAAATCGCCTCTGAATGTCGATAATACTTAA
- a CDS encoding VOC family protein encodes MQKTLFHLAFPVIDIPQTKVFYVDGLGCIPGRQTSQALILNLYGHQLVAHVTKEPLTPQKNIYPRHFGIIFTDEQDWQELLEKAQIKQLIFREEPKSRFIGSPLEHHTFFLEDPFYNLMEFKYYRHSEAIFENSEHNLIGDRV; translated from the coding sequence ATGCAAAAAACTTTATTTCATCTCGCTTTTCCTGTCATCGATATCCCCCAAACTAAAGTATTTTATGTTGATGGTTTGGGTTGTATTCCCGGACGGCAAACCTCCCAGGCTTTGATTCTTAATCTTTATGGACATCAATTAGTAGCACACGTGACAAAAGAACCTCTAACACCTCAGAAAAATATTTATCCTCGACATTTTGGGATAATTTTTACTGATGAACAAGATTGGCAGGAATTACTAGAAAAGGCACAAATCAAACAGCTAATTTTTAGAGAAGAACCGAAAAGCCGCTTTATTGGTTCTCCTCTCGAACATCACACTTTCTTTTTAGAAGATCCTTTTTATAACTTAATGGAATTTAAGTATTATCGACATTCAGAGGCGATTTTTGAGAATTCTGAACATAACCTGATTGGGGATAGGGTGTAA
- a CDS encoding 4-hydroxybenzoate solanesyltransferase, which translates to MLDTPESNQEPLLLIIIRLLRWHKPEGRLILMIPALWAVFLAAAGKPPLPLVGVIILGTLATSAAGCVVNDLWDRDIDPQVERTRDRPLASRALSVKVGIVVGIIALACAAVLAFYLNPLSFWLSVAAVPVILLYPGAKRVFPVPQLVLSIAWGFAVLISWSAVTANISTPTWLLWGATLLWTLGFDTVYAMSDQEDDQRIGVNSSALFFGKYAPTAIGIFFAGTIILLAGVGVLVHLHTAFWITLAIAALGWFWQSLRLKQPELPNPVYGEMFRQNVWIGFLILAGMISGSF; encoded by the coding sequence ATGCTAGATACACCAGAGAGCAACCAAGAACCATTATTACTCATAATCATCCGGCTACTCCGGTGGCATAAACCAGAAGGCAGGTTAATTTTGATGATTCCTGCATTATGGGCTGTGTTTTTGGCAGCTGCTGGTAAACCACCCTTACCTCTAGTGGGTGTAATTATATTAGGTACTCTTGCCACCAGTGCGGCAGGATGTGTAGTTAATGATTTATGGGATCGGGATATAGACCCCCAAGTAGAGAGAACACGCGATCGCCCTCTTGCCTCTCGCGCCCTTTCCGTTAAAGTTGGGATAGTTGTGGGGATAATTGCCCTAGCCTGTGCAGCAGTTCTCGCTTTTTATCTTAACCCCTTGAGCTTCTGGTTGTCGGTGGCAGCAGTACCTGTAATTTTACTTTATCCAGGAGCAAAGCGAGTGTTTCCTGTACCGCAACTGGTACTTTCCATCGCTTGGGGTTTTGCGGTTTTAATTAGCTGGAGTGCAGTCACAGCCAACATTTCTACACCAACTTGGCTACTTTGGGGCGCTACTTTACTTTGGACTTTGGGATTTGATACAGTTTACGCCATGAGCGATCAAGAAGATGATCAACGTATCGGTGTCAATTCTAGCGCCCTATTTTTTGGTAAATACGCCCCCACCGCTATTGGAATTTTCTTTGCTGGTACTATCATTCTCCTGGCTGGAGTTGGTGTCTTAGTTCATCTTCACACCGCTTTCTGGATTACCTTAGCTATTGCGGCTTTAGGTTGGTTTTGGCAATCTCTGCGGTTGAAACAGCCAGAACTACCTAACCCTGTTTATGGTGAAATGTTTCGTCAAAATGTCTGGATTGGATTTTTGATTTTAGCAGGAATGATTAGTGGTTCCTTTTAA
- a CDS encoding Ppx/GppA phosphatase family protein — protein MLNVPANWGSMLTPPVKQNRIVAAIDIGTNSLHMVIVRIEPMLPAFTMIAKEKETVRLGDRNLETGELKPEVIKKAIATLGRFQELAKSLEVESIIAVATSAVREAPNGQDFLQKVETEVGLSVDLISGQEEARRIYLGVLSGMEFNNQPHIIVDIGGGSTELILGDSQEPRSLTSTKVGAVRLTGELITSDPINDIEFQYLQAYARGMLERSVEEVLGKLKPGESPKLVGTSGTIETLATIHAREKLGVVPSTLSGYQFSLQDLRSWVNRLRRMNNVERTTIPGMPDKRSEVILAGAVILHEAMSLLGVDSVTLCERSLREGVIVNWMLTHGLIEDKLRYQSSIRQRHVQKTAKKYQINLEHSDRVAAFALSLFDQTQTKLHSWGKDERQLLWAAAILHNCGHYISHSSHHKHSYYLIRNGELLGYNETEIEIIANLARYHRKSAPKKKHENYRNLLHKEHRQMVSQLSAILRLAVALDRRQIGAIARVQCEYIPHLHEFKMSIFTSSLGDDCALELWSLDYKKGVFEEEFGVKIVANLVNTVGSKFS, from the coding sequence ATGCTGAATGTTCCAGCTAATTGGGGAAGTATGCTAACTCCACCAGTTAAGCAAAACCGGATTGTTGCGGCCATTGATATCGGTACTAATTCCTTACACATGGTAATAGTGCGGATTGAACCGATGCTACCAGCTTTTACGATGATTGCCAAAGAAAAGGAAACGGTGAGATTAGGCGATCGCAATTTGGAAACTGGAGAATTGAAACCAGAAGTGATTAAAAAAGCGATCGCCACTTTGGGTCGTTTTCAAGAACTTGCTAAAAGCCTAGAAGTAGAAAGTATTATCGCTGTAGCCACTAGCGCCGTCCGCGAAGCCCCCAATGGTCAAGATTTTTTGCAGAAGGTAGAAACAGAAGTAGGTTTAAGCGTTGACTTGATTTCTGGTCAAGAAGAAGCGCGACGCATCTACTTGGGTGTGTTGTCGGGAATGGAATTTAACAACCAACCGCACATCATCGTTGACATTGGTGGTGGTTCCACAGAATTAATTTTGGGTGACTCTCAAGAACCTCGCAGTCTCACCAGTACCAAAGTGGGTGCAGTGCGACTGACTGGAGAATTAATTACCTCTGACCCCATCAACGATATTGAGTTTCAATATCTGCAAGCTTATGCGCGGGGAATGTTAGAACGTTCGGTAGAAGAGGTACTAGGAAAACTTAAGCCAGGTGAATCTCCTAAGTTGGTGGGAACATCTGGCACAATTGAAACCTTAGCTACTATTCATGCTAGGGAAAAATTGGGTGTTGTTCCATCTACTCTCAGTGGTTATCAATTTAGTCTCCAAGACTTGCGAAGCTGGGTAAACCGCTTACGGCGCATGAACAATGTAGAACGGACAACGATTCCAGGAATGCCAGATAAGCGGTCAGAAGTGATACTAGCTGGGGCAGTAATTTTACATGAAGCTATGAGTTTGTTGGGTGTGGATTCAGTCACACTTTGTGAACGTTCTCTGCGGGAAGGGGTGATTGTCAACTGGATGCTGACACATGGTTTAATTGAAGATAAACTGCGCTACCAAAGTTCAATTCGTCAGCGTCATGTCCAGAAAACTGCCAAGAAATACCAGATTAACTTAGAACATAGCGACCGTGTTGCTGCATTTGCCCTAAGTTTATTTGATCAAACTCAAACCAAACTACATAGTTGGGGTAAAGACGAACGGCAATTACTTTGGGCTGCTGCTATTTTACACAATTGCGGTCACTACATTAGTCATTCTTCACACCATAAGCATTCATACTATTTAATTAGAAATGGCGAATTACTTGGTTATAACGAAACTGAGATTGAAATCATTGCTAATTTAGCCCGTTATCACCGTAAATCAGCACCCAAGAAGAAGCACGAAAATTACCGCAATTTATTGCATAAAGAACATCGGCAAATGGTGAGTCAATTAAGTGCAATTCTCAGATTAGCCGTTGCTTTAGATAGAAGACAAATTGGTGCTATTGCTCGTGTGCAGTGTGAATATATTCCTCATCTTCATGAATTTAAGATGTCAATTTTTACTTCCAGCTTAGGTGATGATTGTGCCTTGGAACTGTGGAGTTTAGATTATAAAAAAGGAGTCTTTGAAGAGGAATTTGGAGTGAAAATAGTAGCAAATTTAGTTAATACTGTTGGCTCTAAATTCTCTTAG
- a CDS encoding PIN domain-containing protein, which translates to MKDLIKKLISRYHQKGILIDTNILLLFLVGSVNKERITKFNRTQQFIPEDYELLLEFMGKFQKLVTTPNILTEVNSLANQLGEPERSQCFAIFARFVQNVDILNEHYIKSQEAVSADKFIKFGLTDSGIFTLAQSKYLVLTDDLKLANYLQNVEVDVINFNNIRVLNW; encoded by the coding sequence ATGAAAGATTTAATTAAAAAACTGATTAGTCGTTATCACCAAAAAGGAATTTTAATTGATACAAACATCCTACTTCTTTTTTTAGTTGGAAGTGTCAATAAAGAAAGGATAACTAAATTTAATCGAACTCAACAATTTATCCCGGAAGATTATGAGCTTTTGCTAGAATTTATGGGAAAATTTCAGAAGCTTGTCACAACTCCAAATATTCTCACAGAAGTCAATAGCCTTGCGAATCAACTTGGTGAACCTGAACGTTCACAATGTTTTGCCATATTTGCGCGATTTGTTCAAAATGTAGATATTTTAAATGAACACTACATCAAAAGCCAAGAAGCTGTAAGTGCTGATAAATTTATCAAATTTGGACTGACTGACAGTGGCATATTCACTCTAGCTCAAAGCAAGTATCTCGTGCTAACTGATGATTTGAAATTAGCGAACTATCTTCAAAATGTGGAAGTTGACGTAATTAATTTTAACAATATTCGTGTTTTAAACTGGTAA